The Thermogemmata fonticola genome has a window encoding:
- the recA gene encoding recombinase RecA: protein MAEKDKLLDNKELRNALAAIEKEFGKGSIMSLGDMTAQDVEGIPTGSLSLDIALGGKGLPRGRVVEIFGAESSGKTTIALHAVANAQKQGGVAAYIDAEHALDPSWAKRIGVDLDALLVSQPSYGEEALRIAEMLIRSNAVDIIVVDSVAALVPKSEIQDGEIGDAKVGLQARLMSQAMRVLTPIINKSRTCLVFINQIRQKIGVMYGDPNTTPGGLALKFYASVRMEVKRVTTLRQDEEAIGAETRVRVVKNKVAPPFRTAEFDILFDRGIDWLGDLFRLAVDEQIIAKSGAHFSYKGERLGHGKEAALQFLREREELCEEIRQAVLSKHKPKSTTDAELALEAEREEAEAKAALEALEQQAEEPKRKARSRTAVEN from the coding sequence ATGGCGGAGAAGGACAAGTTGCTGGACAACAAGGAGCTGCGGAACGCTCTCGCGGCGATCGAGAAGGAGTTCGGAAAAGGCTCGATCATGTCGTTGGGGGATATGACAGCGCAGGACGTGGAAGGGATTCCAACCGGTTCGCTGTCGCTGGATATTGCCCTGGGCGGGAAGGGTTTGCCGCGGGGCCGGGTCGTGGAGATTTTCGGAGCGGAGTCGAGCGGTAAGACGACGATTGCCCTGCATGCGGTGGCCAATGCCCAAAAGCAGGGAGGAGTGGCGGCGTATATCGACGCCGAGCATGCCCTGGACCCCAGTTGGGCCAAGCGGATTGGCGTTGATCTGGATGCCCTGCTGGTCTCGCAGCCTAGCTATGGGGAGGAAGCCCTGCGGATCGCCGAGATGCTAATCCGTTCCAATGCGGTGGATATTATCGTGGTCGATTCGGTGGCCGCTTTGGTACCGAAAAGCGAAATTCAGGATGGGGAGATCGGCGATGCCAAGGTGGGGCTGCAAGCCCGCTTGATGAGCCAGGCGATGCGGGTGCTCACGCCGATCATCAACAAGAGCCGGACCTGCCTGGTCTTCATTAACCAGATTCGCCAAAAGATCGGGGTGATGTACGGTGATCCGAATACGACGCCGGGCGGGTTGGCCCTCAAGTTCTATGCCAGCGTCCGCATGGAAGTCAAACGAGTGACAACACTCCGGCAAGATGAAGAGGCGATCGGGGCAGAAACTCGCGTTCGCGTGGTGAAAAATAAGGTGGCTCCGCCCTTCCGCACCGCAGAGTTCGACATTCTCTTCGATCGCGGGATCGATTGGCTCGGTGATCTCTTCCGCCTCGCGGTGGATGAGCAGATCATCGCCAAAAGCGGGGCACACTTCAGTTACAAGGGAGAACGGCTGGGCCACGGGAAGGAAGCGGCCTTGCAATTTTTGCGAGAACGTGAGGAACTGTGCGAAGAGATTCGCCAAGCGGTCCTGAGCAAGCATAAGCCCAAGAGCACCACGGACGCAGAATTGGCTCTGGAAGCGGAACGCGAAGAGGCCGAGGCGAAAGCTGCTTTGGAGGCACTGGAGCAGCAGGCTGAGGAACCGAAGCGCAAAGCCCGCTCGCGTACTGCCGTAGAAAACTGA
- a CDS encoding aldose 1-epimerase: MSFEVHLSQKRAGDRIGDVYELIDTGGRFRAEVWPHWGLNCLRWQIRQEDGHWADIFYVAPDWEYEPIPTRSGHAVLFPFPGRMREGRFSFQGTEYQLPLNDATRRHAIHGFTPRHRWRIADWNGERDCAFVTGECILADDMPEVVHLWPANFKIQVTYRLLAQRLQVEASVSNIDSKPLPFGLGYHPYFRLPGVQDATIDQHILHIPASKIWHCDDLLPTGERRSLPPEWDFRKPKSIGDTRMDIILTDLTSSPAKDGRRTLARLSHSAALGQVEIRAAPAFRELVVFTPPHRQAIALEPYTCVPDAANLASRGLDTGWLVLKPGDKWEGVVEYHWSPSAV; encoded by the coding sequence ATGAGCTTCGAAGTGCATCTCAGCCAGAAGCGAGCCGGCGACCGAATCGGCGATGTGTACGAATTGATCGACACAGGGGGCCGGTTCCGGGCCGAGGTCTGGCCTCATTGGGGCTTGAATTGTCTCCGCTGGCAAATCCGCCAAGAAGACGGCCATTGGGCCGACATCTTTTACGTTGCTCCCGATTGGGAGTATGAACCGATACCAACCCGCAGCGGCCACGCCGTGCTGTTCCCCTTTCCCGGCCGCATGCGCGAAGGCCGCTTTTCCTTCCAGGGTACGGAGTATCAATTGCCGCTCAACGATGCGACCCGGCGGCATGCCATCCACGGCTTCACGCCGCGCCATCGCTGGCGCATCGCTGACTGGAATGGCGAACGAGACTGCGCCTTCGTCACCGGCGAATGCATTCTGGCGGATGATATGCCGGAGGTTGTCCATCTCTGGCCCGCCAACTTCAAGATCCAGGTCACCTATCGCCTCCTGGCCCAACGCCTCCAGGTCGAAGCCTCAGTCAGCAACATCGACAGCAAACCGCTGCCCTTCGGCTTGGGTTATCACCCCTACTTCCGCCTACCCGGCGTCCAAGATGCCACGATCGACCAGCACATTTTGCACATTCCTGCCAGCAAAATCTGGCACTGTGATGATCTGCTGCCGACGGGAGAACGCCGGTCTCTTCCACCGGAATGGGATTTTCGCAAGCCAAAAAGTATTGGCGACACCCGCATGGACATCATTCTGACTGACCTGACTTCTTCACCAGCAAAAGACGGGCGTCGCACCTTAGCCCGTTTGAGCCATAGCGCAGCGTTAGGACAAGTCGAAATTCGCGCCGCGCCGGCCTTCCGGGAACTGGTGGTATTCACTCCGCCTCATCGCCAAGCCATCGCCCTGGAGCCGTACACCTGCGTGCCCGATGCTGCCAATCTTGCCTCTCGCGGCCTGGATACCGGCTGGCTGGTTCTCAAACCTGGCGACAAATGGGAAGGGGTGGTGGAATACCATTGGTCCCCCTCTGCCGTTTGA
- a CDS encoding Ldh family oxidoreductase produces MPILSSEALLDLCRTLFGAAGVPVDEAEIVARSLVEANLCGHDSHGVLRVPQYITHLRQGVYRVGVPLEVLQETPAVLAADGQWGLGQVQAYRLLERLSSKAEVLGVAAGTLRHCGHIGRLGEYAEWAVQRGLALVAAVNSHGAGRRVAPPGGTEGRISTNPICMGVPTSSEPVILDFSTSAAAEGKVRACFQKQQACPEGWLIDHRGQPTTDPAVLYTEPRGSLVPFGGSQAYKGFGLGLLIDLLCGGLSGGSCSNPNYPINGAGNTALFILLQPQRFAGLEHFLQQTDALTAYVRSCPTAAGVSAITLPGDPERHTRNIRLRQGIPIPEGTWDLIGQTARELDLPWPLPSLRID; encoded by the coding sequence ATGCCGATTCTTTCTTCCGAAGCGTTACTGGACCTCTGCCGGACTCTTTTCGGCGCTGCCGGCGTACCAGTGGATGAAGCGGAGATTGTAGCCCGCAGTCTAGTCGAGGCCAACCTATGCGGTCATGATTCACACGGGGTGTTGCGAGTGCCCCAATACATTACCCATCTGCGTCAAGGGGTGTACCGTGTCGGCGTCCCCCTGGAGGTACTTCAGGAAACGCCAGCGGTACTAGCCGCTGACGGTCAATGGGGGTTAGGCCAAGTGCAAGCCTACCGCTTGCTGGAGCGTTTGTCCAGCAAAGCGGAGGTATTGGGGGTGGCAGCCGGAACCCTGCGGCATTGTGGCCACATTGGCCGGCTTGGAGAGTATGCCGAATGGGCGGTCCAGCGTGGTCTCGCCCTTGTCGCCGCTGTCAACTCCCACGGCGCAGGCCGGCGCGTCGCTCCTCCTGGAGGTACGGAAGGACGCATCAGCACCAATCCTATTTGCATGGGCGTACCGACTTCGAGCGAACCTGTCATTCTCGACTTCAGCACCAGTGCCGCCGCCGAAGGTAAAGTGCGGGCGTGCTTCCAGAAACAACAGGCCTGTCCGGAAGGATGGCTCATCGACCACCGCGGCCAGCCAACCACGGACCCAGCCGTACTCTACACGGAACCGCGCGGCAGCTTGGTTCCTTTTGGCGGAAGTCAAGCATACAAGGGCTTCGGCCTGGGGCTGCTCATCGATCTGCTCTGCGGCGGGCTTTCCGGCGGTTCCTGCAGCAACCCGAATTATCCGATCAACGGCGCTGGCAATACCGCCTTGTTCATTCTGCTCCAACCCCAACGGTTCGCCGGTCTAGAGCACTTCTTGCAGCAGACCGATGCTTTGACCGCTTACGTTCGCTCCTGCCCCACGGCGGCCGGCGTCTCGGCCATCACCCTTCCTGGCGATCCGGAGCGCCACACGCGCAACATACGCCTGCGCCAAGGAATACCCATTCCGGAGGGGACCTGGGACCTCATCGGTCAGACCGCACGGGAACTCGATTTACCCTGGCCCTTACCTTCTCTACGGATCGACTAG
- a CDS encoding serine/threonine protein kinase — MTHPLVALGKYRLHRSLGQGSNAEVFLAEPLEGGPPVVVKKIHAHITSHPKFRQMFDAEVQSLARLCHPYTVQLYEADVDAYLGPCLVMEYVPGVTLEQLLRRHRTLDLERVGKLLGCFCHALQHAHDAGIIHRDLKPANLMVQRAGTIQESLKVMDFGFAGFATRPFIQPKELTGYGSIHSLGTPSYVSPEMIRGDTVDARSDLYSVGVILFEMLTGHLPFPYSEVSQVLAAHVRQPPPRFAQLGIRSIPPEVEEVVQLTLSKYPNERPQSAKELATLFSKAIDRDIWEETQPPDCGGPLKAPPPAAGDSRELRRPHPYEVVHRFTVEMPERMVAAKLRGFMDDLLGVVVTCEPGLIVLRLGVPDGYQSQPTSSSGLFRWFQKGRPRVERDNEPIEVELRLYKPKPQHSRLDMTLYYRPLPEYPPHSMTVWRQRCDKLNALIRKYLGA, encoded by the coding sequence ATGACGCACCCCCTTGTCGCGTTGGGGAAATACCGCTTACACCGCTCCTTGGGGCAGGGGAGCAATGCGGAAGTCTTTCTGGCCGAACCATTGGAGGGCGGCCCTCCCGTCGTCGTTAAAAAAATCCACGCCCACATCACGTCCCACCCCAAGTTCCGCCAAATGTTCGATGCGGAGGTACAGTCCCTGGCACGCCTCTGCCATCCCTATACCGTGCAATTGTACGAAGCTGATGTCGATGCCTATCTCGGACCTTGCCTGGTCATGGAGTATGTCCCCGGAGTAACACTGGAACAGTTGCTGCGGCGCCACCGCACCTTGGACTTGGAACGGGTCGGCAAACTCTTAGGGTGTTTCTGCCACGCCCTGCAACATGCCCATGATGCCGGGATCATCCATCGCGACCTCAAGCCAGCCAATCTCATGGTCCAGCGCGCCGGTACGATCCAGGAAAGCCTCAAAGTCATGGACTTCGGCTTTGCTGGCTTTGCCACGCGCCCTTTCATTCAACCGAAGGAGTTGACAGGTTACGGCTCGATTCACTCCTTGGGTACGCCCTCATATGTCAGCCCAGAAATGATCCGGGGTGACACCGTCGATGCCCGCAGCGATCTCTACTCCGTTGGAGTGATCCTCTTTGAGATGCTCACCGGCCACCTGCCCTTCCCCTACTCGGAAGTGTCCCAAGTTCTCGCGGCTCATGTGCGCCAACCCCCACCGCGATTCGCTCAGCTAGGCATCCGCAGCATTCCCCCTGAAGTTGAAGAGGTCGTGCAATTGACCTTGTCGAAGTATCCTAATGAGCGTCCCCAAAGCGCAAAGGAATTGGCCACCCTGTTCAGCAAAGCCATCGATCGGGACATTTGGGAGGAGACTCAGCCGCCCGATTGTGGGGGCCCCCTAAAAGCGCCGCCGCCCGCGGCGGGAGATAGCCGGGAACTGAGGCGGCCCCATCCGTATGAAGTGGTCCACCGCTTCACCGTCGAGATGCCCGAACGCATGGTTGCGGCCAAACTCCGCGGCTTTATGGACGATCTCCTCGGAGTGGTCGTCACTTGTGAACCCGGCCTGATCGTCCTCCGTTTGGGTGTTCCGGATGGCTATCAGAGCCAACCCACGAGCAGTAGCGGCTTGTTCCGATGGTTCCAGAAAGGCCGGCCCCGCGTGGAGCGAGATAACGAACCTATCGAAGTCGAACTGCGCTTGTACAAGCCTAAACCCCAGCACTCCCGCTTAGACATGACCCTTTACTATCGCCCCCTCCCGGAATATCCGCCGCATTCTATGACCGTCTGGCGGCAGCGCTGTGACAAACTCAATGCTCTCATCCGCAAATACTTAGGGGCCTGA
- a CDS encoding 6-phosphofructokinase, with product MRRLAILTAGGDTPALNATIYGAVTRACQHKIEMYGIIKGFSGLLNPRVPHVHLNPLFTPIPELDPTRGGTILGASRDYVDVDDSEQIARIAERLHRLRIDGLICIGGDGTLNGMQALSDIVPTVLAPKTIDNDLGLNYRGEPDEWIRHAPHETVTDAIIKDGYPYTRKPSHHRFDLDQMVNYVTPGFATAVYVSASGVQRIRTTAESHRRIAIVEVMGRHSGYLALGAAYGQPDILLVPEHRLQIDMLVERIKEIYTLQKHCVIVCGEGIVDEHGQELGAEHASTDPAGNKILSGASEALRALLIQRLGDDYFTSKRRNESARAAIFTRKLGHTQRGGRPILFDRFYAAQLGGHAVDMLLRGMANAVAILQYTRQRGFFLSEAQANDFRDRWGYIHARLMHPSFYDPRSLRPSPVGIDYLLPIFNNALAPDDVEVLRTELFDPSHLTMPYHSVNVDIDKRIRYLSES from the coding sequence ATGAGACGACTGGCGATTCTTACGGCGGGCGGCGATACTCCAGCACTCAATGCCACGATCTACGGGGCAGTGACGCGAGCCTGCCAGCACAAAATCGAGATGTACGGCATCATCAAGGGTTTCAGCGGTCTGCTCAATCCGCGTGTGCCTCATGTCCATCTCAATCCTCTTTTCACGCCCATTCCTGAACTCGATCCCACCCGGGGTGGGACCATTTTGGGGGCGTCGCGGGATTACGTCGATGTGGACGACAGCGAACAGATTGCCCGCATTGCCGAACGCCTCCATCGCCTCCGCATCGACGGACTCATCTGCATCGGCGGCGATGGCACCCTCAATGGCATGCAAGCCCTAAGTGACATCGTTCCGACAGTGCTGGCTCCCAAAACTATCGACAACGACTTGGGACTCAACTATCGCGGTGAACCGGACGAATGGATCCGCCATGCACCCCACGAGACAGTGACCGATGCCATCATCAAGGACGGCTATCCTTATACCCGCAAACCTTCCCACCACCGTTTCGATCTCGACCAGATGGTCAACTATGTGACGCCGGGGTTCGCCACGGCCGTCTATGTCTCCGCTTCCGGCGTGCAGCGCATCCGGACCACCGCTGAGAGCCACCGCCGCATTGCCATCGTGGAAGTCATGGGGCGGCATTCTGGCTATCTCGCTTTGGGAGCCGCCTATGGCCAGCCGGATATTCTCCTAGTTCCGGAACATCGCTTGCAGATCGACATGCTCGTTGAACGGATCAAGGAAATCTACACCTTGCAGAAACATTGTGTTATCGTCTGCGGTGAAGGGATTGTCGATGAACATGGCCAAGAGTTAGGCGCTGAACATGCTAGCACCGACCCCGCGGGGAATAAAATCCTCAGCGGAGCCTCGGAAGCCCTCCGCGCGCTACTCATCCAGCGGCTGGGTGATGACTACTTCACCAGCAAACGGCGGAATGAGTCGGCTCGTGCCGCTATCTTCACCCGGAAATTGGGACACACGCAGCGGGGGGGCCGTCCTATCCTCTTCGACCGTTTCTATGCTGCTCAGCTTGGCGGACACGCGGTCGATATGCTCCTGCGCGGCATGGCGAATGCCGTGGCCATCCTCCAATACACCCGTCAGCGCGGCTTCTTCCTCAGTGAAGCCCAGGCGAACGACTTCCGCGATCGCTGGGGATACATCCACGCTCGACTCATGCACCCCAGCTTCTATGACCCCCGCTCCCTTCGCCCCAGCCCCGTCGGCATCGATTACCTCCTCCCCATTTTCAATAATGCCCTGGCGCCGGATGATGTCGAAGTCCTCCGCACGGAACTCTTCGATCCCAGTCACTTGACCATGCCCTACCATTCCGTCAACGTCGATATTGACAAACGCATCCGCTACCTTTCCGAGTCCTAA
- a CDS encoding sulfatase, whose product MKHRLWYPTCGMVWATVLLASGSVSAGEERQLFNVVLFVIDDLGQRDLGCYGSTFYRTPHIDRLAREGIRFTDFYAVCPVCSPTRVSILTGQYPQRWNITDWIPGRKDQPDQRLQRPSIRTELPLEAVTIAEVLKRRGYVTAHIGKWHLGGKGFGPKEQGFDINVAGDETGTPRSYFAPFRNKGGVMPGLEEAPEGEYLTDRLAAEAVRFISAHKDRPFFLYLPHYAVHTPLRAPAERIRRYPNQPRPGTQSNPVYAAMVESMDDAVGQVLQALADYRLADKTVVLFTSDNGGLATREGGPTGATYNGPLRAGKGFLYEGGVRVPLIIRWPGRGKPGTTCAEVACSNDLFDTILDAAGGRQPPDPPTDGRSLFPLLDGKPLSERAIYWHYPHYANQGSRPGGAIRRGRYKLVEDYETGRHELYDLSRDLSEEKNLATEQPDLVRQLASELEKWRQQVDARMPRPNPQYRPHPPDANGTITLPARTALIHGQQWRFEPLPHQESLGHWVQTGDSASWDFTAIQPGRFRLELVYGCHSNAAGASVEVSLDSWRQQHTLQATAGTHDYQPHVVGELKVDQPGRHTLTLKLVRPPSRPLVELRSIVLRPVKDGGR is encoded by the coding sequence ATGAAGCATCGATTATGGTATCCAACTTGCGGGATGGTATGGGCGACCGTTTTGTTGGCCAGTGGATCGGTGTCAGCCGGGGAAGAGCGGCAATTGTTCAATGTGGTGTTGTTCGTCATCGATGATCTGGGGCAACGCGATCTCGGTTGTTATGGCAGTACCTTCTACCGTACACCCCATATTGATCGCTTGGCGCGGGAAGGGATCCGCTTCACCGACTTTTACGCCGTCTGTCCCGTCTGTTCCCCGACACGGGTGAGCATCCTAACCGGGCAGTATCCTCAACGCTGGAATATCACCGACTGGATTCCGGGCCGAAAGGATCAACCAGATCAACGATTACAGCGTCCGTCCATTCGTACAGAGTTGCCTTTGGAGGCGGTCACCATTGCCGAAGTGCTCAAGCGTCGCGGCTACGTGACGGCCCACATCGGCAAGTGGCATCTAGGGGGAAAAGGTTTCGGTCCGAAGGAACAGGGTTTCGACATCAATGTCGCCGGTGATGAGACGGGAACGCCTCGAAGTTATTTCGCCCCCTTCCGCAACAAAGGGGGCGTGATGCCTGGCTTGGAGGAGGCTCCGGAAGGGGAGTATTTGACGGACCGGTTGGCAGCGGAGGCCGTCCGGTTCATCTCCGCGCACAAGGACAGGCCGTTTTTCCTCTACCTGCCGCATTACGCCGTCCATACGCCGTTGCGAGCACCTGCGGAGCGTATCCGCCGCTATCCGAACCAACCGCGGCCGGGAACCCAGAGCAATCCCGTTTATGCCGCGATGGTCGAAAGCATGGACGACGCGGTCGGACAAGTGCTGCAAGCGCTTGCGGACTATCGCCTGGCAGACAAGACGGTGGTGCTTTTTACGAGCGATAACGGCGGGTTGGCCACTCGCGAAGGCGGACCTACTGGTGCCACTTACAACGGTCCACTTCGTGCCGGGAAGGGATTTCTTTATGAGGGAGGCGTGCGCGTGCCTCTGATCATCCGCTGGCCGGGTCGCGGCAAGCCGGGTACTACCTGTGCTGAGGTTGCTTGCAGCAACGACCTGTTCGACACGATTCTCGATGCCGCTGGGGGACGCCAACCCCCAGACCCCCCAACGGACGGCCGGTCATTATTCCCCCTGTTGGATGGGAAGCCGCTATCGGAACGAGCCATTTACTGGCACTATCCTCACTATGCCAATCAAGGTTCCCGCCCTGGAGGTGCCATCCGCCGGGGTCGTTATAAACTCGTCGAAGACTACGAAACTGGCCGCCACGAGTTGTACGACTTGAGCCGCGACCTCTCCGAGGAGAAGAATTTGGCAACGGAGCAGCCGGACTTAGTGCGTCAACTCGCCAGTGAACTAGAAAAATGGCGCCAGCAGGTTGACGCTCGCATGCCGCGGCCCAATCCGCAGTATCGTCCGCATCCCCCCGATGCCAACGGTACGATCACGCTACCCGCCCGCACGGCTCTGATCCACGGCCAACAGTGGCGTTTTGAACCGCTGCCCCACCAGGAAAGTCTCGGTCATTGGGTCCAAACGGGAGACAGTGCAAGCTGGGATTTCACCGCCATCCAGCCTGGCCGCTTCCGCCTGGAATTGGTCTACGGCTGCCACTCCAATGCTGCCGGTGCCTCGGTGGAAGTATCGCTCGATTCCTGGCGCCAACAACACACCCTCCAAGCGACAGCCGGCACGCACGACTATCAGCCTCACGTCGTAGGAGAACTGAAGGTGGATCAACCGGGCCGACACACACTCACCCTCAAGCTCGTGCGGCCACCGAGCCGTCCGCTAGTCGAGTTGCGGTCCATCGTTTTACGGCCGGTCAAGGACGGCGGTCGATGA
- a CDS encoding glycosyltransferase family 39 protein: MPLSRPYLPHRDSIYTSTFLSDGGPSFAPGFSRQAGRLAAGLIFLSTFLTVLYQWWTPAHDLTPDEAHYWDWSRHLDWSYYSKGPLVAWLIRVADVLLGDWSVAWTGDRAAAIRFPAALCHAAVLAGCYLLTCRVFQFPRLALWVVFVSLMVPLVRIGALLITIDPPFLACWCWALLMVLQALDGRRLAWWGAAIFIALGILAKYTMLLFPAAITLFVLCHRRRPDAFRGLIILYLGVVMGSLPILYWNAQHDWVTFRHVLGQVAAVGQQQTSRGQPFGLLLFLGGQLGTLFGFWLLAFLAAAWFFRPSRCRDYPLQLLWWTSVPLWLFFAAASLIKPGQPNWPAPTYIAGFILAVAWFYHQLTRGPYPRLLASLAAVNLALGLAAVLMLHFPQTYRPVLARWLPPPSPHQPTPIRKLDPTARLAGWKSLAAYLDQLREQIAQRHGQAPILCGTYWNQPGILRFYCQGHPDTYTIGIPNRSDRHSQYDFWRPNPVSDPELFHGRTFLIVGDIGPHLLPAFEKVEPPLRFTHSEEGIPLQSWTIWIAHGFRGWKHLPSFQVPY, translated from the coding sequence GTGCCACTCTCACGACCTTACCTGCCGCATCGAGACTCGATATACACCTCCACTTTCCTGTCGGATGGCGGACCTTCTTTTGCCCCTGGGTTTTCTCGCCAAGCGGGCAGGCTAGCCGCCGGTCTGATTTTCCTTTCGACATTCCTAACGGTTCTGTACCAATGGTGGACCCCAGCTCATGATTTAACGCCCGATGAAGCCCACTACTGGGATTGGTCCCGTCATTTGGATTGGAGCTATTACAGCAAAGGGCCTCTGGTCGCCTGGCTGATCCGGGTGGCGGACGTTTTGCTAGGGGACTGGAGCGTGGCTTGGACGGGGGATCGGGCGGCTGCTATCCGTTTTCCCGCCGCGCTCTGTCATGCGGCTGTGCTGGCCGGCTGCTATCTCCTCACCTGCCGTGTTTTCCAATTTCCGCGCCTGGCCCTGTGGGTCGTCTTCGTGAGCCTGATGGTTCCGCTGGTCCGCATTGGTGCCTTGCTCATCACCATTGATCCGCCATTTCTGGCGTGTTGGTGTTGGGCACTACTCATGGTACTCCAGGCTCTTGATGGCCGACGGCTCGCCTGGTGGGGTGCCGCCATTTTCATCGCTCTTGGCATCCTCGCCAAGTATACGATGCTTCTATTTCCTGCTGCCATCACACTGTTCGTACTTTGTCACCGCCGCCGTCCCGATGCTTTCCGTGGGCTGATCATACTCTATCTGGGCGTCGTCATGGGTTCACTGCCCATTCTTTACTGGAACGCCCAGCACGATTGGGTGACGTTCCGCCACGTTTTGGGCCAGGTCGCCGCAGTGGGGCAACAGCAGACCTCCCGTGGCCAGCCTTTCGGGTTGCTGTTGTTTTTAGGAGGGCAATTGGGCACCCTTTTCGGCTTCTGGCTGTTGGCCTTTCTGGCGGCTGCATGGTTTTTCCGGCCTTCCCGATGCCGGGATTACCCCCTTCAGCTTCTCTGGTGGACTTCCGTCCCCCTGTGGCTATTCTTCGCCGCCGCCTCTTTGATCAAGCCAGGACAACCGAATTGGCCAGCTCCCACTTACATCGCGGGTTTTATTCTCGCGGTGGCGTGGTTCTATCATCAATTGACTCGCGGACCGTATCCCCGTTTGCTCGCCAGTCTGGCTGCGGTCAATCTGGCGCTCGGATTGGCAGCCGTCCTGATGCTCCACTTCCCCCAGACCTACCGTCCCGTCCTCGCCCGCTGGTTGCCCCCCCCATCCCCGCATCAGCCCACCCCCATCCGCAAGCTCGACCCCACCGCACGACTCGCAGGCTGGAAAAGCCTTGCTGCTTACCTCGACCAACTCCGCGAACAGATCGCCCAACGCCACGGCCAAGCTCCCATCCTTTGCGGCACCTACTGGAACCAGCCGGGGATTCTGCGCTTCTACTGCCAGGGCCACCCCGATACCTACACCATCGGCATCCCCAACCGCTCCGATCGCCACAGCCAGTACGACTTTTGGAGACCTAACCCCGTGTCCGACCCGGAACTTTTCCATGGGCGGACCTTTCTGATCGTCGGAGATATCGGCCCCCACCTACTGCCCGCGTTCGAGAAGGTCGAGCCACCGTTGCGATTCACCCACTCCGAAGAGGGCATCCCGCTCCAAAGCTGGACCATCTGGATCGCCCACGGTTTCCGCGGATGGAAACACCTGCCGTCTTTCCAGGTTCCGTATTGA